In Anaerolineales bacterium, one DNA window encodes the following:
- a CDS encoding alpha/beta hydrolase, with translation MKIAHFDLGGGGLPLHFLHANGYPPECYKPLLELLQEQYHVFGMKLRPLWDGAAIEALHDWHPLSGDLIRLLADLEVGPVIGVGHSIGGIVTLRAAIRDPGKFRAIILLDPVFFAPSFLVGWNFIRAIGLGEKTHPLIPAAKKRRREFDDLDALFRSYRSKSIFRYLSDDGLKSYIAGITKPKADGGYELAYTPEWETHIYLTGLRDFDLWRGIPNLKVPALIIRGAETDTFLPNAERLVKKRNPKIQVHTINKATHILPLEHPQEVAEIIDNFVITRLVE, from the coding sequence ATGAAAATTGCACACTTCGATCTCGGCGGGGGTGGCTTGCCGCTTCATTTCCTGCACGCCAACGGATATCCGCCCGAATGTTACAAGCCGCTCCTTGAACTTTTACAAGAACAATATCATGTTTTCGGAATGAAACTTCGCCCGTTGTGGGATGGCGCGGCAATCGAAGCACTACACGACTGGCATCCGCTTTCAGGTGATCTTATTCGCCTCCTCGCCGACCTCGAGGTTGGCCCTGTCATTGGAGTCGGCCACTCCATTGGAGGCATTGTCACCCTGCGCGCAGCGATTCGCGACCCAGGGAAATTCCGAGCGATTATCCTGCTTGACCCCGTATTCTTCGCTCCATCCTTCTTAGTTGGGTGGAATTTCATCCGCGCCATCGGCCTGGGAGAAAAGACCCACCCGTTGATTCCAGCGGCAAAGAAACGCAGACGCGAATTTGATGACCTTGATGCTTTATTTCGAAGTTATCGTTCCAAGTCCATATTCCGCTACCTGAGCGATGATGGGTTGAAATCCTACATCGCAGGCATAACCAAGCCAAAAGCGGACGGCGGGTACGAGCTTGCCTACACACCCGAATGGGAAACCCATATTTACCTGACCGGCCTCCGCGATTTTGATCTCTGGCGAGGAATACCAAACCTCAAAGTACCCGCCCTCATCATCCGTGGTGCAGAGACAGACACCTTTCTACCAAATGCCGAAAGACTTGTAAAAAAGAGGAACCCGAAGATACAAGTTCACACGATTAATAAAGCCACTCATATTCTGCCGCTCGAACACCCGCAGGAAGTGGCGGAAATAATCGATAATTTTGTGATTACAAGGCTGGTCGAGTAG
- a CDS encoding CoA-transferase yields MSELTYSSAELMIINAARLLRDGDTVFVGVGQPNLACNLAKRTHAPNLVMIYEAGVIGAEPERLPLSIGDPTLVSGALSVVSMYDIFSNYLQRGNVDVGFMGGAQIDKYGNINATVIGDYAQPKVRLPGSGGSQEIAAWANRCYIMTPHQKRRFPEKVGFMTSAGFINGNDDRRNAGLRGGGMLAVVTDIGMLEPDETGEMILTALHPGKTVEEAKTNTGWDLKVTAELRTTEPVTKKELSILRKELDPTGIYLKNTA; encoded by the coding sequence ATGTCCGAACTCACCTACTCCTCCGCCGAACTGATGATCATCAACGCCGCGCGCCTGTTACGCGATGGCGATACAGTCTTTGTCGGCGTGGGGCAACCCAACCTCGCCTGCAACCTTGCAAAGCGAACCCACGCCCCCAATCTGGTCATGATCTACGAAGCGGGTGTCATCGGTGCAGAACCCGAACGTCTGCCCCTCTCCATCGGCGATCCAACGCTCGTCAGCGGTGCACTTTCGGTTGTGAGCATGTATGACATTTTTTCCAATTACCTCCAGCGTGGCAATGTAGACGTGGGCTTCATGGGCGGCGCACAGATCGATAAATACGGAAACATCAACGCCACTGTCATTGGTGACTACGCGCAGCCGAAGGTCAGACTGCCCGGCTCCGGCGGCTCGCAGGAAATCGCCGCATGGGCAAACCGCTGCTATATCATGACCCCGCACCAGAAACGCCGCTTCCCTGAAAAGGTTGGATTTATGACTTCAGCCGGCTTCATCAATGGAAACGATGATCGCAGGAACGCCGGCTTGCGAGGCGGAGGCATGCTGGCTGTGGTCACTGACATTGGCATGCTGGAGCCCGATGAAACCGGCGAAATGATCCTCACAGCCCTGCATCCCGGTAAAACCGTGGAAGAGGCCAAAACCAACACCGGCTGGGATTTGAAGGTCACAGCGGAATTAAGGACCACCGAGCCTGTCACAAAAAAGGAATTGAGCATATTGCGCAAAGAACTTGATCCCACTGGGATTTATCTTAAGAACACAGCATAG
- a CDS encoding MFS transporter, which translates to MATEIPMVNDKKEIFGWAMYDWANSAFSTTVGTVFLGPYVASLARAAAEAAGTSTASFFGIPVAPDSFLPYCISFSVGMQVLFLPILGAIADYSHLRKRMMQLFATIGAVATILMFLVTGNLWWLGGLLFIVANLSFGAAIVFYNAYLPDIASEDERDRVSSYGWAMGYLGGGILLALNLAFFIFSEDIGVPSSIAVRINLASAGLWWLGFSFLTWSRLRSRRAARALPAGDTYASIGFKQLAKTFREVKHFPETLKFLLAYFLYNDGIQTVIAVAATFAAAPLIQGGLELDQTTLTAVILMIQFVAFFGALFWGKLAGWIGAKQSVIVSLVIWSGVVIYAYGGLRGEGRVLEFFILGGFIALVMGGSQAISRSLFAQMIPNGKEAEFFSFYEVSERGTSWIGPLIFGLANQIFGDLRIAILSLIFFFIMGLILLPFVNVQKAIDDAKKYGTKAV; encoded by the coding sequence ATGGCAACAGAAATACCAATGGTCAACGACAAAAAAGAGATCTTCGGCTGGGCAATGTACGACTGGGCGAATTCAGCCTTCAGCACCACGGTGGGAACCGTATTTCTGGGACCGTACGTCGCATCGCTGGCACGCGCCGCGGCGGAAGCAGCCGGGACGAGCACTGCCTCCTTTTTTGGAATCCCTGTCGCACCTGATTCATTTCTGCCTTATTGTATTTCGTTTTCGGTCGGAATGCAGGTTTTGTTCCTGCCAATCCTTGGTGCCATTGCGGATTATTCGCACTTAAGGAAACGCATGATGCAGCTTTTTGCGACCATCGGGGCTGTCGCCACGATCCTGATGTTCCTGGTCACCGGGAATTTATGGTGGCTGGGCGGTCTGCTCTTCATTGTTGCGAACCTGTCCTTCGGCGCGGCAATCGTTTTTTACAACGCATACCTGCCCGATATCGCCAGCGAGGATGAAAGAGACCGCGTATCCTCCTATGGATGGGCAATGGGATACCTGGGCGGAGGTATTTTACTCGCGCTCAATCTCGCGTTCTTCATCTTTAGTGAAGACATCGGCGTGCCCAGTTCCATTGCAGTGCGCATTAATCTCGCATCCGCCGGTCTGTGGTGGCTGGGTTTCTCATTCCTGACATGGTCGCGACTGCGCTCCCGCCGCGCGGCACGCGCCCTACCTGCGGGTGACACTTATGCAAGCATTGGCTTCAAACAGCTGGCAAAGACCTTCCGCGAAGTAAAACATTTCCCTGAAACCCTGAAATTCCTGCTGGCATATTTCCTCTACAACGACGGCATTCAGACCGTGATCGCTGTCGCTGCGACATTTGCGGCCGCGCCTCTCATCCAGGGCGGGCTCGAACTCGATCAGACCACGCTGACGGCTGTCATCCTGATGATCCAGTTCGTGGCGTTCTTTGGGGCATTGTTCTGGGGCAAGCTGGCAGGCTGGATCGGCGCAAAACAATCGGTCATTGTCAGTCTCGTGATCTGGTCCGGAGTTGTGATCTACGCATACGGCGGCTTGAGAGGTGAGGGACGCGTGCTTGAATTCTTCATCCTTGGAGGATTCATTGCCCTCGTGATGGGCGGGTCACAGGCGATCAGCCGCAGTCTGTTTGCGCAGATGATCCCCAACGGCAAGGAGGCCGAGTTCTTCTCATTCTACGAGGTCAGTGAACGTGGTACGTCGTGGATCGGGCCTTTAATCTTCGGTCTCGCAAACCAGATATTTGGAGACCTGCGCATTGCCATCCTCTCGCTGATCTTCTTCTTCATCATGGGCTTGATCCTGCTGCCGTTTGTGAACGTGCAGAAAGCCATTGATGACGCGAAGAAGTACGGCACCAAAGCGGTGTAA
- a CDS encoding CoA-transferase — translation MPKLMPLKKAVSEFVNDGDVVYAAGFTHLIPFAAGHEIIRQGRKNLTLARATPDLLYDQMAAAGCAKKIIFSYMGNPGVGSLRIVRSAIEKGELEWEEYSHFGMITRLQAGASGLPFLPMNQTGATDLEKANPNIKRIPDPYGGKDVIVVPALNPDVAIVHVQRADKNGNAHLWGIIGEQKEAAFAAKKVILTAEEIVDESVIRSDPNRTMIPGIVVSAVCHVPFASHPSYSQGYYDRDNEFYLGWDKISESKESVKKYLNEWVFGVKDRNAYWKKIGGKAHKRLKVKVRFSEKVNYGQY, via the coding sequence ATGCCAAAATTGATGCCACTAAAAAAAGCAGTTTCAGAATTTGTGAACGATGGCGATGTCGTTTACGCGGCCGGGTTCACACATCTCATCCCATTCGCTGCAGGACACGAGATCATCCGTCAGGGCAGAAAAAATCTCACCCTTGCACGCGCAACGCCGGACTTGCTTTACGACCAAATGGCGGCGGCGGGATGCGCAAAAAAAATCATTTTTTCATACATGGGGAATCCCGGTGTCGGCTCCCTGCGCATCGTCCGCTCTGCCATTGAAAAGGGCGAACTGGAATGGGAGGAGTATTCCCATTTTGGCATGATCACCCGCCTGCAGGCGGGCGCATCAGGTCTGCCGTTCCTGCCCATGAATCAAACGGGCGCAACGGATTTGGAAAAGGCAAATCCCAACATCAAACGAATCCCCGATCCCTACGGCGGCAAGGACGTGATTGTTGTACCGGCCTTGAATCCCGATGTGGCGATTGTCCATGTGCAGCGGGCGGACAAGAACGGTAATGCGCATTTGTGGGGCATCATCGGCGAACAAAAGGAGGCCGCGTTCGCTGCAAAAAAGGTCATTCTCACGGCGGAAGAAATCGTGGACGAATCAGTCATACGGTCCGACCCGAACCGCACGATGATTCCCGGCATTGTTGTCAGCGCGGTATGTCATGTCCCGTTTGCAAGTCATCCATCCTACTCACAGGGATATTACGACCGCGACAATGAGTTCTACCTTGGATGGGACAAGATCAGCGAATCAAAGGAAAGTGTGAAAAAGTATCTCAATGAGTGGGTGTTTGGCGTGAAGGACCGTAATGCTTATTGGAAGAAAATCGGCGGTAAAGCGCACAAACGCCTTAAGGTAAAAGTACGTTTCAGCGAAAAGGTCAATTACGGACAGTATTGA
- a CDS encoding aldehyde dehydrogenase family protein, translating to MADFKLTYATMFNPPDELHTGFDKAVENLKKNMGVEYGMYINGREVLADEKLEDRSPINTDWVLAKMQKGNAKHAQDAMAAARKAFPMWSRTPWQKRVELLRKAASLIEERIFELGAAMALEVGKNRMESLGDVQETADLIYYSCHQMEKNDGYIVEMGKDPLVGYEARNVSVLRPYGVWLVVSPFNFPHALTGGPAGAALVTGNTLVIKPASDTTWIVRLLVDCFRDAGIPDGVVNFVTGPGSTLGQALVDSPEVDGVTFTGSFDVGMKMYQDFAKGKYVRPVILELGGKNPVIISKNADLERATIGIVRSAFGLQGQKCSAASRVLVEESVYDEMVSRLKEAAEKLVIGDPTEKATYNGPVINKSSYHDFKNFCEEADQGGGKFLVGGNVKTGGLFDKGYFCESTFVTDLPFTHRLWKHEMFLPITTIGKVKNLDEAMSIANDVNYGLTAGFYGSQEETDWFFDKIEAGVTYANRPQGATTGAWPGFQPFGGWKGSGSSGKNAGGHYYLPLYMHEQIRTLIK from the coding sequence ATGGCAGATTTCAAACTCACCTACGCGACCATGTTCAACCCGCCCGATGAATTACACACCGGTTTCGACAAGGCGGTGGAAAATCTTAAGAAGAATATGGGCGTGGAGTATGGCATGTACATCAACGGCAGGGAAGTGCTTGCCGATGAAAAGCTGGAAGACCGCTCCCCCATTAACACCGATTGGGTGCTGGCGAAGATGCAGAAAGGCAACGCCAAGCACGCCCAGGATGCAATGGCGGCGGCACGCAAGGCGTTCCCGATGTGGAGCCGTACACCGTGGCAAAAGCGTGTAGAACTGCTGCGCAAAGCGGCTTCACTGATCGAGGAACGCATTTTTGAACTGGGCGCGGCAATGGCGCTGGAGGTCGGCAAGAATCGCATGGAGTCTTTGGGGGACGTGCAGGAAACCGCCGATCTTATTTATTATTCCTGCCATCAAATGGAAAAGAATGACGGCTACATCGTTGAGATGGGCAAGGACCCGCTTGTTGGTTATGAAGCGCGAAACGTCTCCGTGCTTCGTCCCTATGGCGTATGGCTGGTGGTTTCCCCCTTCAACTTTCCGCATGCACTCACGGGCGGACCTGCAGGCGCGGCACTCGTCACTGGCAATACACTTGTCATCAAGCCCGCTTCAGATACAACCTGGATCGTACGCCTGCTGGTGGATTGTTTCCGCGATGCGGGCATCCCCGACGGCGTGGTGAACTTTGTCACAGGCCCCGGCTCCACACTTGGGCAGGCACTCGTGGACAGTCCTGAAGTGGATGGCGTTACCTTCACAGGTTCCTTCGATGTCGGCATGAAAATGTACCAGGATTTCGCGAAGGGGAAATATGTGCGCCCGGTGATCCTTGAACTCGGCGGAAAGAATCCTGTCATCATTTCAAAGAATGCGGATCTGGAACGCGCCACCATCGGGATCGTCCGCTCGGCATTTGGGTTGCAGGGACAAAAATGCTCTGCCGCTTCACGCGTCCTCGTGGAGGAATCTGTTTACGATGAAATGGTCAGCCGATTAAAGGAAGCTGCCGAAAAACTGGTCATCGGCGACCCGACGGAGAAGGCCACCTATAACGGTCCAGTCATCAACAAATCGTCCTACCATGATTTCAAGAATTTCTGTGAAGAGGCCGATCAGGGCGGCGGCAAGTTCCTCGTCGGCGGTAATGTCAAGACCGGCGGCTTGTTTGACAAGGGCTATTTCTGCGAAAGCACTTTTGTCACCGACCTGCCCTTCACCCATCGGCTTTGGAAACACGAAATGTTCCTGCCCATCACCACCATCGGTAAAGTGAAAAATCTCGACGAGGCCATGAGTATCGCAAATGACGTAAACTACGGTCTCACCGCCGGCTTTTACGGCTCGCAGGAGGAAACCGACTGGTTCTTCGACAAGATCGAGGCAGGCGTGACCTATGCCAATCGTCCGCAGGGCGCAACAACGGGCGCGTGGCCCGGCTTCCAGCCTTTCGGCGGATGGAAAGGCTCCGGCTCCAGCGGCAAGAATGCCGGCGGCCACTATTATCTCCCGCTTTATATGCACGAGCAGATCCGAACGCTCATCAAATAA
- a CDS encoding UbiA family prenyltransferase: protein MISYLKLSRPLHLLLAALTYLLGASIPAYLGKPFQLAPFLLGFAGILLAQASMALLGEVFRPHNEPLVPGETPRQKETLRGNMLHLSIGMIASVAVIAFIIYLNHTLSLSSFLFLLSSIVLILTYSIHPFRLADRGFGELLLALHIAYVIPSIGFLLQAGENHRLLAVLAIPLTSLALAYFLIINFAAFKGDEKYQRGTLLRFLTWERAVPLHHVLVAFTYVMFALTPLLGFSSELIWPAFLTLPFAVFQILQLRAIALGNPPNWTLLTSTALAVFGLTTYFLTLTFWLR, encoded by the coding sequence ATGATCTCCTATCTCAAACTTTCCCGCCCTCTCCACCTGCTGCTCGCCGCGCTGACCTACCTGCTTGGCGCAAGCATCCCCGCCTATTTGGGCAAGCCCTTTCAGCTTGCGCCATTCCTGCTCGGCTTCGCAGGGATTCTCCTCGCGCAGGCCAGCATGGCGTTGCTGGGCGAGGTCTTCCGTCCGCACAATGAGCCGCTGGTCCCAGGCGAGACTCCCAGACAAAAGGAAACCCTGCGCGGTAACATGCTCCACCTCTCCATCGGCATGATCGCGTCGGTCGCCGTCATTGCCTTCATCATTTATCTAAATCACACGCTGTCCCTTTCTTCTTTTCTATTCCTTCTTTCCTCCATCGTTCTCATCCTGACCTACTCCATCCATCCCTTCCGCCTCGCGGATCGCGGCTTTGGGGAACTGCTCCTTGCCCTGCACATTGCCTATGTGATCCCTTCCATCGGCTTTCTGCTCCAGGCGGGGGAAAATCATCGCCTGCTTGCCGTCCTTGCGATTCCGCTGACTTCGCTGGCCCTCGCCTATTTTTTGATCATCAACTTCGCCGCGTTCAAAGGCGACGAAAAATATCAACGTGGCACGCTTCTCCGCTTCCTCACTTGGGAACGTGCCGTGCCGCTCCATCACGTTCTCGTCGCGTTCACGTATGTCATGTTTGCCCTCACGCCGTTGCTTGGCTTTTCCAGCGAGCTTATCTGGCCAGCCTTCCTCACCCTGCCCTTCGCTGTTTTTCAGATTCTCCAACTCCGCGCCATCGCTCTTGGCAATCCGCCCAACTGGACGTTGCTCACATCCACAGCCCTCGCCGTCTTCGGGCTGACCACATACTTTTTAACATTGACCTTTTGGCTTCGATAA
- a CDS encoding DinB family protein, which produces MNETAELAEKLKIEGERMAQFFSELTAEQWTNEVYTEGTTWSIRNVLAHFVTSERGLVKLFERIRTTGEGASDDFSIDRYNAAQQEKTKDLPPAELLEQYRQVRAEAVAWVSGLKDEELDINGRHPFLGQTVIREMIKMLYLHNQLHYRDAKRALK; this is translated from the coding sequence ATGAATGAAACAGCCGAACTTGCCGAAAAACTTAAAATCGAAGGCGAACGCATGGCGCAATTCTTTTCCGAATTGACCGCCGAGCAATGGACGAACGAAGTCTACACCGAAGGGACGACGTGGAGCATCCGCAACGTGCTGGCGCATTTCGTCACTTCCGAACGTGGACTGGTCAAACTCTTCGAGCGGATTCGCACCACCGGCGAAGGTGCGTCAGATGATTTCTCGATTGACCGCTACAACGCCGCCCAGCAGGAAAAGACAAAGGACTTACCGCCCGCCGAGTTGCTGGAACAATACAGGCAGGTCCGCGCGGAGGCGGTGGCGTGGGTGAGCGGCTTGAAGGACGAAGAACTTGATATTAATGGACGGCACCCATTTCTCGGTCAGACCGTCATCCGTGAGATGATCAAGATGCTGTACCTGCATAATCAGTTGCATTATCGCGATGCGAAACGGGCGTTGAAATAA
- a CDS encoding molybdopterin-binding protein, translated as MPEFLTLLPPDQARDKLFAHLSMQTIDSETIVVDSALGRVTADDILAPHPLPEFPRTSVDGYAVRAQDSFGATDSLPAYLNLIGEVPMGDAPSFEIDAGQCAMIHTGGMLPKGADAVVMLEYAQSAQTDEIEIFKSVADGENVIRIGEDVAKDQVVISKGTILRPAEIGGLLALGITALRVARKVKVGLISTGDEVIEPGGRPRPGQVRDINSYTLGALVEKSGGMAVRYGIFGDQFEVLKEAAAKALTECDLVIITAGSSASTRDMTADVIRGLGEPGVLVHGINTRPGKPTILGVCKGKAVIGLPGNPVSALVNGYLFVTPVIEKLLGALPKPKASVRARLTVNLPSQAGREDWWPVKLIENRKPEIAQYDAEPIFGKSNLIFTLAAADGLLKIHPDATGLSAGEIVEVMLV; from the coding sequence ATGCCTGAATTTTTGACTCTCCTTCCTCCAGACCAGGCGCGTGATAAATTATTCGCGCATCTTTCCATGCAGACAATTGACTCTGAAACCATTGTAGTCGATTCCGCTTTGGGTCGGGTCACCGCTGATGACATCCTTGCCCCGCATCCATTGCCTGAATTCCCGCGAACCAGCGTGGATGGATATGCCGTCCGCGCACAGGATAGTTTCGGCGCGACGGATTCGCTGCCCGCGTATCTCAACCTCATTGGCGAAGTGCCAATGGGGGATGCGCCGTCGTTTGAGATTGATGCCGGTCAATGTGCGATGATCCACACCGGCGGCATGCTCCCCAAAGGCGCGGACGCTGTGGTGATGTTGGAATATGCCCAATCCGCGCAAACGGATGAAATCGAAATCTTCAAATCCGTTGCGGATGGCGAGAACGTCATCCGCATTGGCGAGGACGTGGCAAAAGATCAGGTTGTTATCTCCAAAGGGACGATCCTGCGTCCCGCAGAGATTGGCGGCTTGCTGGCGTTGGGGATTACGGCTTTGCGTGTAGCCAGAAAAGTGAAAGTGGGCTTGATCTCAACTGGGGATGAGGTCATCGAGCCGGGTGGACGTCCGCGCCCCGGACAGGTACGTGACATCAACTCGTACACGCTGGGAGCGCTCGTCGAAAAAAGCGGAGGCATGGCGGTCCGCTATGGGATCTTTGGCGACCAGTTCGAGGTTCTGAAAGAGGCGGCGGCAAAGGCGCTCACCGAGTGCGACCTGGTCATCATCACCGCAGGCTCATCCGCATCCACGCGGGACATGACCGCCGATGTCATCCGCGGGTTGGGGGAGCCGGGCGTGCTGGTGCATGGCATCAACACGCGTCCCGGCAAACCGACCATTTTGGGCGTGTGCAAGGGCAAGGCAGTGATCGGCTTGCCCGGTAATCCCGTCAGCGCGCTGGTGAATGGATATTTGTTTGTCACGCCTGTCATCGAAAAATTATTGGGCGCCCTGCCAAAGCCAAAGGCAAGTGTGCGGGCCAGGCTCACGGTCAACCTTCCATCCCAGGCGGGGCGCGAAGACTGGTGGCCGGTCAAGTTGATTGAAAATCGTAAACCCGAGATCGCACAGTACGATGCCGAGCCAATCTTTGGAAAATCCAACCTCATCTTTACACTTGCTGCTGCGGACGGATTGTTAAAGATCCACCCGGACGCAACGGGCTTGAGTGCCGGCGAAATTGTGGAAGTGATGCTGGTCTGA
- the ffh gene encoding signal recognition particle protein has product MFETLTGRLNQIFDGLRRRGKLSEADVDAAMREVRLALLEADVHFSVVKSFIAKVRERAVGAEVSKALNPGQQVIKIVNEELAGTLGEPAPLNLTGPKPRVVMLVGLQGAGKTTAAGKLARLMKSKGERVLLVAGDPYRPAAIKQLQQLGERLDVDVEADTSVSPPQLAKRALDKAEKGGFSLMIVDTAGRSQLDAELMDELKSIAANINPVDILLVIDSMIGQEALNIAQGFKEAIDLSGLILTKMDGDSRGGAAISIRSVTGVPIKFIGTGEKLDALETYDPARLSSRILGMGDMIGLIEKAEAVFDQQTAEKQAQKMMTGGFSLEDWLDQMKQMKKMGPLSQIMDMLPGQMGQAARGVDPSTVEKSFKQSEAIINSMTIKERRNPDILNASRRRRIASGAGMQVQDVNRLIKQFREAQKMMKMIQKTGGKGLGKMFG; this is encoded by the coding sequence ATGTTTGAAACCCTGACTGGACGCCTCAACCAAATTTTCGATGGACTTCGCCGCCGCGGCAAACTCTCCGAAGCGGATGTGGATGCCGCCATGCGCGAGGTGCGCCTTGCACTCCTCGAAGCGGATGTGCACTTCAGCGTGGTCAAATCCTTCATTGCCAAAGTGCGTGAGCGTGCCGTTGGCGCGGAGGTATCGAAGGCGCTCAACCCCGGACAACAGGTCATCAAGATCGTCAATGAAGAATTGGCAGGCACATTGGGTGAACCTGCCCCGTTGAATTTGACGGGACCCAAGCCGCGCGTGGTGATGCTGGTCGGTTTGCAAGGCGCGGGCAAGACGACTGCTGCGGGAAAACTGGCGCGCCTGATGAAATCCAAAGGCGAGCGCGTTCTGCTCGTCGCCGGGGACCCGTATCGCCCTGCTGCGATCAAACAATTGCAACAGCTTGGCGAACGGCTGGATGTGGACGTGGAAGCGGATACGTCCGTCTCGCCGCCGCAGCTTGCGAAGCGGGCATTGGACAAGGCTGAAAAGGGTGGATTCAGCCTGATGATCGTAGACACAGCCGGACGGTCCCAATTGGATGCGGAGTTGATGGATGAATTGAAATCCATTGCTGCGAATATCAATCCTGTGGACATCCTGCTCGTCATCGATTCGATGATCGGTCAGGAGGCGTTGAATATCGCCCAGGGATTCAAGGAAGCCATCGATCTTTCCGGACTCATCCTCACAAAAATGGACGGCGACTCGCGCGGCGGCGCGGCGATCTCCATCCGCTCGGTGACGGGCGTGCCGATCAAGTTCATTGGTACCGGCGAAAAACTGGATGCGCTTGAAACGTATGACCCCGCACGTTTGTCGTCGCGCATTTTGGGCATGGGCGACATGATCGGCTTGATCGAAAAAGCCGAAGCGGTGTTCGATCAGCAGACTGCTGAGAAGCAGGCGCAGAAGATGATGACGGGCGGCTTCTCGCTGGAGGACTGGCTCGATCAAATGAAACAGATGAAAAAAATGGGACCGCTCTCGCAAATTATGGATATGCTGCCCGGGCAGATGGGCCAGGCGGCGCGGGGTGTAGACCCGTCAACAGTGGAGAAATCCTTCAAACAGTCCGAAGCCATCATCAATTCGATGACGATCAAGGAGCGGCGCAATCCTGATATTTTGAATGCGTCCCGCCGCCGGCGAATCGCTTCCGGTGCCGGCATGCAAGTTCAGGATGTGAACCGCCTCATAAAACAATTCCGTGAAGCACAGAAAATGATGAAGATGATCCAGAAAACCGGCGGCAAGGGCCTGGGGAAGATGTTTGGGTAG
- a CDS encoding aminotransferase class I/II-fold pyridoxal phosphate-dependent enzyme, producing the protein MQLPPFKLERYFAKYEFTTEFLLCSSDCEAMPIADLLALEAGAAEKFQNVWLGYTESRGSPPLRKEICNLYTIIQPEDILVHTGAGEAIYLFMHAAFQTGDHVIVHSPGYQSLAEVARAAGCDVSPWLAREEGGWALDVDELRQLLRPNTKGIVINTPHNPTGYLMSRTDFEDLNKFAQENNLILFSDEVYRESEYNPADRLPAAADYGDHAVSLGVTSKTYGLAGLRIGWIATKNRSVYEKMASLKDYTTICNSAPSEFLAEVALRHRARLAQRNLEIIKNNLTVIDDLFARHSSLFSWVRPQAGSMGFPKLLKGNVETFCDDLVKKAGVLLLPGSVYDDTHNHFRLGLGRKNLPQAVARLEEYLSKN; encoded by the coding sequence ATGCAGCTCCCTCCTTTCAAGCTTGAACGCTACTTCGCCAAATACGAGTTCACTACCGAATTCCTGCTCTGCTCCTCGGACTGTGAAGCCATGCCCATTGCGGACCTGCTTGCCCTCGAAGCCGGCGCGGCGGAGAAATTCCAAAACGTCTGGCTCGGGTATACCGAATCGCGGGGAAGTCCGCCGTTGCGGAAGGAAATATGCAATCTCTACACAATCATTCAACCGGAAGATATTTTAGTGCATACGGGCGCAGGGGAGGCAATTTACCTGTTTATGCATGCCGCCTTCCAAACAGGAGACCATGTCATTGTGCATTCGCCCGGTTATCAATCCCTTGCGGAAGTTGCGCGCGCCGCCGGCTGTGACGTCAGCCCGTGGCTGGCGCGTGAAGAGGGCGGCTGGGCGCTGGACGTGGACGAACTCCGCCAACTTCTGCGCCCAAACACCAAAGGCATTGTTATTAATACGCCGCATAACCCGACGGGCTATTTAATGTCCCGCACGGATTTTGAAGACTTGAACAAATTTGCACAGGAAAATAATTTGATCCTGTTTTCTGACGAGGTGTACCGCGAATCGGAATATAACCCCGCGGATAGACTCCCCGCCGCCGCGGACTATGGCGACCATGCTGTCTCGCTCGGCGTGACCTCGAAGACCTATGGACTGGCAGGCTTGCGCATCGGATGGATTGCGACGAAAAATAGAAGTGTGTACGAAAAGATGGCGTCGCTCAAAGACTACACCACCATCTGCAATTCCGCACCCAGCGAGTTCCTCGCGGAAGTTGCCCTGCGTCACCGTGCAAGACTCGCACAGCGAAACCTGGAAATCATCAAAAACAACCTGACCGTCATTGACGACTTGTTCGCCCGCCACTCGTCTTTATTCTCATGGGTTCGTCCGCAGGCAGGCTCGATGGGCTTTCCCAAACTGCTCAAGGGAAATGTCGAAACCTTCTGCGATGACCTCGTCAAGAAGGCCGGCGTGCTCCTGCTGCCCGGCTCGGTCTATGATGATACCCACAACCACTTCCGCTTGGGCTTGGGACGCAAGAATCTCCCGCAGGCTGTTGCGCGCTTGGAAGAATATCTTTCAAAAAATTGA